CCTGCTTTGTCGAGCATAACCAGGGCGAGGATGCCGACCTGAGCATCATCGAATACGTCTCCAAAGACCCCAAGATTGCAGAGGCTGGCCAGGAGCACATCAGTCAGGTGCTTCTCGAATTCGGCTTCACCGATGGCCCTGAGGGTCGCCAGTCGCAACGTGTTGGATCGCTGTCTGGTGGTTGGAAGATGAAGCTTGCGTTGGCCCGTGCCATGCTCATGAAGGCGGATGTTCTACTTCTGGACGAACCGACTAACCACTTGGATGTTGCCAATGTGAAGTGGTTGCAGGAATACCTGAAGAAGCACACTGAGATCACCAGTTTGATTGTCAGTCACGACTCTGGATTCTTGGACGAAGTCTGCACGGACATTTACCACTATGAAAACAAGAAGCTCGTCTGCTACAAGGGTAATCTGGCTGCTTTCGTCAAGCAGAAGCCCGAGGCAAAGAGCTATTACACCTTGTCTGCCAGCGCTGTTCAGTTCAAGTTCCCTCCCCCTGGTATTCTGTCCGGTATTAAGTCCCAGACCCGTGCCATCCTCCGGATGACCAACTGTTCCTACACCTATCCCGGTGCCTCTAAGCCATCCCTGACTGACGCATCGCTCACCCTAACACTGTCTTCCCGTGTTGCTATCATTGGAGGAAACGGTGCTGGTAAATCTACTTTCATCAAGATGCTTACCGGAGAGACCATCCCGCAAACCGGCAAAGTTGAGAAACACCCCAACCTTCGTATCGGTTATATTAAGCAGCACGCTCTCGAGCACGTGGAGATGCATCTGGAGAAGACCCCCAGCCAGTACCTCCAGTGGCGTTATGCTAACGGTGATGACCGCGAAGTGTACTTGAAGCAGACCCGTATCCTTACCGAAGAAGATAAGGCTCAGCTGGAGAAGCCGGTCGATCTCAAGGATGGCAGGGGCCCCCGTCGCATTGAGGCCCTTATGGGTCGACAAAAGTGGAAGAAGTCCTTCCAGTACGAAGTGTAAGTTATCGCTGCCTACTAGTCTCCGCGCGCCACCGCTAACAGAAACCATAGCAAATGGATTGGTCTCCTTCCCAAGCACAACACCATGATCTCCCGTGAGACCCTGCTTGAACTTGGATTCTTCAAGCTGGTTCAGGAATTCGATGATCATGAGGCTTCTCGTGAAGGTCTCGGATTCAGAAACTTGGAACCTCCCGAGATCTCGAAGCACTTCGAGGACGTTGGTTTGGATCCTGAGATTGCCAATCACAACCAAATCTCTGGCCTTTCTGGTGGTCAAAAGGTCAAGGTTGTGTTGGCCGGAGCCATGTGGAACAACCCTCATTTGCTTGTGCTGGACGAACCCACCAACTTCTTGGACCGTGACTCTTTGGGTGGTTTGGCTGTGGCCATCCGCGACTTCAAGGGTGGTGTAGTCATGATTTCTCACAACGAGGAATTTGTGGGCGCGCTCTGCCCCGAACAGCTTCACGTCGCTGATGGGCGCATTGTTGCCCGTACCAACACGGGCGTGTCGCTCGATCGGTTCGAAGACAGTGCGGCCAACTCGCCCCAGACCGGCACCGCTGTGAACTCTACGGCCACCAGCGcggctgcttctgctgctgcttctgctgctgcttctgctgctgcttccGCCGTGAACTCTGGCGCCGAAGAACAGGGAGAACTCAAGTTCAAGGcgcgaaagaagaagaagatgacccGTGCCCAGCTCAAGGAGCGGGAGACTCGTCGTCGTCTCCGTCACCTTGAGTGGCTCAATAGCCCCAAGGGTACCCCCAGGCCTCCGGACACTGATGATGAGGCTTAGTAAATATTCGTTGTTTATACCATTTTTCTGGACTTTGTTCGCTGCATGAGCAGCGTGATGATTTGCCTGTTTTGGTCATTACGATAGACGGCTTGGcgtttgcttttgtttttgcttaATTCATTTCGGCGGTTCGCTTTCCATAGATAACTATTGATCTCAGACTTAATTGCACCACCGTGGTCCATCTCTATGCCTTGTACATGTATGCGATATCTAGGTTTCCCCACGCCTATTGAGGGGCGGTCATTTTATCTGTCGACCATAGTCAGATAACGTTATAACGTTTGCTCATCCAACACAGTGAATTGCTGATCTTAGATCCTTGTATTGAGATCGTGCTAAAGTAATGCCATTATTCGGCTTGAAACATCGTGACTTACTACACATTGAGCAATGATTTGAACCAAGACGCTTCATGGACTGAATCCAGAGAGTTAGGGCAAACATGATACCACATCAAGATGGAATGCCTACCCGCATACATACAACAAGCCCTAGTATCTAGCACAATAGGTACTCATCATGATAGGTCCTTTTGGTATACTCAAACCAACGCAAGCCACTATCAGGATCATGTGGCCAAATTCGATTTGACCAAAGGGACCTAAAAGATAAGCCACAAATTACCTCGTGGCGTTTCGTGACATCACTTCGCCCAGCCTTGTCATCCATGCCAGACACACAGTGAAATCCTGCATGCATGGATCATGACGAATAAGATGCAGTTGGCCAGTGCCCGAAGTGGCGCAGTCTCATCCCGTAGCTCACATTGGCCGGTTTCTCACCCTGTAATATGGGCTATACGAGTCGCAATCTATGGTTGTAGCACTTTAGCCTTACCGTACCAACATCAGGCAACAGGGTATTAGACTTAATCTACAAGGTGAAGGGGACTTACCTCAGCGAATATAAAACCATAACACCCCTTCCTGCCCTATTTCTCCACCTATGCTTCTCTAGACTGATAGACTTACGTCAGCACAAGTACTTCTCACAAAGtgtactactagtaatcaATACCCATTCCAGAAATCTGACAATGACCTGCTCCAGAATGCGCGACGAACCCCCAGCCTACGAGGAGACCACAGGCTCCAGCTCAACCGCCATTCCTGGCGACAACAAGACACAGTTACAGGATGAGGATACACGATCGAAATACgggttgatttctttctcagGGTACGACCGCGTTCGCCTCATGCGCTTTCCGGAGTCCATCGTAGCGCTTGTATCGGAGACACTTCAGAGACATTGGCCCAAGGGGATACAGAAAGTAAAGGCATACTACGAGAGTACAGAGTTCAAGCTACGGGGAAATCCGTTCGAACATGGCGACGACGATGAAAAGGTTGCGCTTCGTAATGCCATATTAGGGCTTCTGGATGCGTTGGCAAGAGAAGGTTGGGGTGTACACCCTGCTGCCGGGGGCTTGGGGAGGATAGGGAATTATAAGTCGCTTGGGCAGAAgggtatgtttctttttataatttattaggGCTccattttattttctgtttcttctgctccCATCCCAAATCTATTAGCAGATCAGACTGACAAAGCACAGATAGCCTGATTTTCAAACGCCAGGCCCCCCAGCAACTCTCCTGGATGTGTATCTCCTTTGACTCCGACGACCTCATGCACCTTATCAACGCTCCCCCCGAGTTAGCCTTATCCCTGGTTGCAGTCTTCGGGGACAGGATTAAAAACTGTAATTAGGACCTTGTGACCGGCGCGTTTGAGGTGAAATTCCAAAGCAAGTTATGGGCCAAGTATTCGGAGGAAGGAGCAGTGCTGAGTAGAGTGGCCATACTGGATGTGCTTCAGTGTCTGGAGGGTCAGGGGTTTACGTTGTGTTCGAGTCTGGATATCGACTATGGCAACCGGGGGCGAGGTGTATAAGAGTAGTGGGGAGACGTGGTTTTGTTGTCGTTGAGGGGTTGGCGATGTTTAGGGTCGTATTTGGACTTTACTGAATATATGATCAGCATGGTATGACTTTGTGCGTTGAGGGTTATTGCTTAACTACATGTCTGCTTGAATGGCGCGATCCGTAGGGTTAACGTGCCCTGGCTATCAACGAGTCTTAAAACTATCTCACCCTCTATGGGATTCAGTCAGAAGTCTACAGTATTTATTGCAATGCGCGACCTCACTATTCCAAGGATGTCTCAATGGCGTCTTGATCGCCATGCTGTCACGGTGAATCACCACCCCCGACTCTCCGTAACCTAAGACTTCGCTCTCGAGTATAGGCTGACTATTGAGGTCTATGAATTGGGAGGATGCCATGGCGGTAGGCCTTTTCTGCTATCTTCTTATATGAGACTCGGTAGGAATAGAAATGTGAGAGTTCTATGGAGGACTGCAAGGTTGATGAAGTGTTTCGCTTGGTGAATTTATAAACGAAGATCCACACGTGACGAGATGTTGATTGTATATCAGATTCACCAGGGCAATATATTGACGCTGCTTCATTCGGCCTAGCTATCAGTTCAAGCTATGGCAGTAGAGAAGTCGTGTTCAACCAGTTACAATCAGACCAACTTCCTCTCTCCcgctattataatactagCCAACAACTCCCTATCATCGCTCTTCTGAACCAGGTCATAGAACAGCCCCTTGGTTTCCAAAAGCTCAGCTGGCACGCCAACCTCCGCGACGTGGCCATCCTTCATTACAACCACCTTATCGAAAGACGCAATCGTCCTCAAGCGATGAGCCACAACAATCAAGGTCCCCTTAAATTGGGTTCTAATCGTATCCTGGATCCACAGATCCGTCCTGTTATCAACAGCAGATGTCGCTTCATCGAGGATGATAATCTTGGGATTTCTGGCCAGAATCCGTGCCAGACAAAGCAATTGCCTTTGGCCTTGAGACATGTTCGATCCACCTGTGCTGATGGGAGAGTCGAGTGTGAATAATCCATCGCTACCACTAGATTTCTCTGCAAGTAGCTTTACCCGCCGTAGAGCGTCTTCGAGGTCCTTGTCCGGTATCTGTTGGAAGTAATCCAGGTTTGATCGTGCCGTGCCGGAAAATAGAACCGGGTCTTGAGGGATAAAAGCAATTCTGGACCGTAGAGAGTTCAACTTAATTGTGGATATGTCAATTCCATCAATTAGAATTGACCCGGTCTGTGGCTCGATCAAGCGCAGTAGGGAAAGAGTCAAAGATGACTTTCCAGCTCCTGTACGGCCCACGATTCCAACTCTTTTGCCAGCTTGGACAGTAAAGGAGGCACCTTTCAGAGCGAGGGGGAGATCAGGCGAGTATGCAACATTGAGATCCTTTATCTCAACCGCTCCTTGGGATGGCCAGTCGTCTGGAACCTCGTTGCCTCCTTGATTTTCCGTGTTCAGCTCTGAGTACGCCACAACTCCCCCAGCTGCGTTCATGTATGTCTCGAGCATTCCAAATGTATTGATGGCCTTGAATATCGCTTGCGAAAATCCCATGGAGAACGTCAAAGAGAATCCCACCACCGAGGCGTCGATAACCGAGCCCGACGAAAGCAGCACTATGCCCGTTCCTGTAGTAAACAGAATACCCACAAGTGACATTTGGAGCCCAAGCCAACGATTGAACATGTAGAAGTGACGCCTGGCTGTTGAGAGCCTATCTACATGGTAGTGCATCCGGTCAGCAAGCTTATCCGTCGCTCCAAAGGACCGTATAGTTGAGACACCAGCTGCGCACGATGTGAAGTGCTCGAGGATATCAGCAGTTGGCTCGGAATCGGCACCCTTAACTGTTGTACGGGCTTTTATATAGCGCTGGCTAACCTGCCAGCACCAGTAGAGAAGAGCCATTGTCAAAAGACTGGTGTACTTCGATGTATATAGACTAGATATTTGTTAGGGAACGCAAGGCAGTTGTGACCAAGGGAATCCGTACCCGACACATACGACAATTATTAGTTTCATGAAAGCGTCGGCGAAATCGGACATGGTGGAGAGAACATGATCATCCACATTCCTAACGTCAACGGTGAACCGTCTCAAAATCTCACCAATGGGCGTCGTGTCGAGCCAGAGAAGCGGCATTCGGAATACTCGGAGGGTCATCTCACG
This Aspergillus flavus chromosome 1, complete sequence DNA region includes the following protein-coding sequences:
- a CDS encoding ATPase component of ABC transporter ([NU+] prion formation protein 1); the protein is MPHSEPTTMATAVSKTPSTVPPTPEEISSLFNTIFTAETSQQSLDASYALTNLLIQSVGCLGFQKYDVLSQVKKAASDKKNGARRESAMLIIGALFERFPREHPLSEVIFLLQDGGVLDIALDALADKGAVVRDAAQYAIDALFAGLKPESMANGLLPALSAYLSRGTGKWQGFVGAYSLIEKMAVKAQMGNGTMEEEREKDILREAMGKTLKDLIPLVESGMHDLKAEVAKRACKAMNAVTTLLSNDDVAPRIPLLIKTMEQPSEKTLQDAIHALSQTTFVAIVTSPVLALLTPLLERSLNAPTTPQETLRRTVVVVENLTKLVHDPSEARTFLPKLIPGVQAVKDRASLPEVRELATRALSVMEKAMSDSNVHAGSVTKTTPDEVLAVLDAQIQANGGLAVPEAHTLFELGKTYIAEMVREDVNCRMHDRIPICVAPYLRGLLPEDKHDAVASALQAHFIEEDHRKFGKPEPDDPNEVEIVNANFSLAYGGMLLLNHTNLRLLKGHRYGLCGRNGAGKSTLMRSIANEKLEGFPPQDVVRTCFVEHNQGEDADLSIIEYVSKDPKIAEAGQEHISQVLLEFGFTDGPEGRQSQRVGSLSGGWKMKLALARAMLMKADVLLLDEPTNHLDVANVKWLQEYLKKHTEITSLIVSHDSGFLDEVCTDIYHYENKKLVCYKGNLAAFVKQKPEAKSYYTLSASAVQFKFPPPGILSGIKSQTRAILRMTNCSYTYPGASKPSLTDASLTLTLSSRVAIIGGNGAGKSTFIKMLTGETIPQTGKVEKHPNLRIGYIKQHALEHVEMHLEKTPSQYLQWRYANGDDREVYLKQTRILTEEDKAQLEKPVDLKDGRGPRRIEALMGRQKWKKSFQYEVKWIGLLPKHNTMISRETLLELGFFKLVQEFDDHEASREGLGFRNLEPPEISKHFEDVGLDPEIANHNQISGLSGGQKVKVVLAGAMWNNPHLLVLDEPTNFLDRDSLGGLAVAIRDFKGGVVMISHNEEFVGALCPEQLHVADGRIVARTNTGVSLDRFEDSAANSPQTGTAVNSTATSAAASAAASAAASAAASAVNSGAEEQGELKFKARKKKKMTRAQLKERETRRRLRHLEWLNSPKGTPRPPDTDDEA